One Gemmatimonadota bacterium DNA segment encodes these proteins:
- a CDS encoding peroxiredoxin has translation MALRLMDEAPDFTAETTEGTIRFHEWLGDGWGILFSHPADYTPVCTTELGYMANIAHEFARRNVKILAISVDPLDSHRGWISDINETQNANVSYPLIADPDQEVAQLYDMIHPNADDKMTVRSVFVIGPDKKIKLMLTYPASTGRNFDEILRVVDSLQLTAHHKLATPVNWTSGEDCIIVPAVTDEEADQTYSDIRRVKPYLRYVKQPQG, from the coding sequence ATGGCGTTACGTTTAATGGACGAAGCCCCGGATTTCACGGCTGAAACCACCGAGGGAACGATTCGTTTTCACGAATGGCTCGGGGACGGCTGGGGCATACTCTTTTCCCATCCCGCGGATTACACGCCGGTCTGCACCACGGAACTGGGGTACATGGCCAACATCGCCCACGAGTTCGCCCGGCGAAACGTCAAGATCCTGGCCATCAGCGTGGATCCCCTCGATTCGCACCGTGGCTGGATCAGCGACATCAACGAGACGCAGAACGCGAACGTGAGCTACCCGCTGATCGCGGATCCCGACCAGGAAGTCGCCCAGCTCTACGACATGATCCATCCGAACGCCGACGACAAGATGACCGTGCGTTCGGTGTTCGTCATCGGTCCGGACAAGAAGATCAAGCTGATGCTGACCTACCCCGCGTCCACGGGCCGGAATTTCGACGAGATCCTGCGCGTCGTGGACTCCCTGCAGTTGACGGCCCATCACAAGCTCGCCACGCCGGTCAACTGGACCAGCGGCGAAGACTGCATCATCGTACCGGCGGTCACGGACGAGGAAGCAGACCAGACCTACTCCGACATCCGCCGTGTGAAGCCCTACCTGCGCTACGTGAAGCAACCCCAGGGCTGA
- a CDS encoding ThuA domain-containing protein — protein MPNALFVWGGWEGHEPRQSQDIFIPLLESEGYDITQSDTLDAYLDAEAMPTYDLIVQTVTMSTITGAQEKALLETVSAGAGFGGWHGGQADAFRNNTNYQYMVGGQWVSHPGGIIDYEVNIIDHEDPVTAGLDDFAMRSEQYYMHVDPSNQVLATTTFSGDHDAWIDGTVMPVVWKRPWGKGKVFHCSLGHVASDFDVPEAREIVRRGLIWCTR, from the coding sequence TGGGAAGGACACGAACCCAGGCAGTCCCAGGACATCTTCATCCCGCTGCTTGAATCGGAAGGATACGATATCACGCAAAGCGACACACTCGACGCCTACCTGGACGCGGAAGCCATGCCCACGTACGATCTCATCGTGCAGACCGTGACCATGAGCACGATCACCGGCGCGCAGGAAAAAGCGCTCCTGGAGACGGTCTCCGCCGGGGCCGGGTTCGGCGGCTGGCACGGGGGACAGGCGGACGCCTTCCGCAACAACACGAACTACCAGTACATGGTGGGCGGACAGTGGGTGTCCCATCCGGGCGGGATCATCGACTACGAAGTCAACATCATCGATCACGAAGATCCCGTGACAGCCGGGCTGGACGATTTCGCCATGCGCTCGGAACAGTATTACATGCACGTCGATCCGTCCAACCAAGTGCTCGCGACCACGACCTTCAGCGGGGATCACGACGCCTGGATCGATGGCACGGTGATGCCCGTGGTTTGGAAGAGGCCGTGGGGCAAGGGGAAGGTATTCCACTGTTCGCTGGGACACGTCGCCAGCGATTTCGACGTACCCGAGGCGCGGGAAATCGTCCGTCGCGGACTGATCTGGTGCACGCGCTGA